Within Solea solea chromosome 1, fSolSol10.1, whole genome shotgun sequence, the genomic segment AATCTGTTCTCATCAGCCAAATATCCCGATGCAAAGAACCTGATGTTCAAGGACTCAGCAATTGGCCTGTCACGGATTCCACCTCGCACCGACTCCTTCATGTATCTGGGTGCCAAGTACTTAAACATCGTACAATCCCTTAGGAAAGGTATAatatacataaaacacacaactttacattcaaaaacaataagacaaacacattcattgacAGAGGCCACTTACTCATGGTACTCATGTTTTCACTTCCTTTTCCAGTGACTACTCCAACTACTACAGCCAAGGCCATGAAATGGTGTGTTGTCGGCAACGCGGAGGCCCTCAAGTGTGACACGTGGAGTTTTAATACCAACACCACAATGAGATGCATAAAAGCGGAATCAGCTGAAGATTGCCTGCAAAAGATTATGGTGAAACAGTGTGCAAATCTGTAACGACTGTACGAATCTTTTGTTGTACTTTGTGGCATTCGTTCCTGATTATCTGTTTCTGCATTGCCGCCGCAGCGTAGTGAGGCTGATGTGGCGGCAGTAGATGGAGGACAGGTGTACACAGCTGGAAAGTGTGGTCTGGTTGCTGCTATGGTGGAACAATATGATGAAGGTAGGTGTGCAATGATGGAGCAGAAATCCACCCAAATaccatgtgtttaaatgttgtctttcttttcttctttttacctgtgtaacatttattttcttgtctgTCGCTCCACAGCGCAGTGTAGCAACCCTCAAGGTAattaacctgttttttttctgttttttttctatagactataagattaaataaaacatatatatagtCATTACAATTACAGggtttaaccctaacccttcccGCAGTATatagagaagagaaaatatTTAACTCATAACACGTCTATGGGTGTGTTCAATCcatttaattatttgtaaaaCCACGTTTTTAGCTAATGCAAGAAGAATGCAAGTTTAATTTGATACCTGCCAGACTGCAAATATCACCTTTTTGCATGTTCAGCTGATCTGCTTAAAAAATTGTCTGAAAGGTTTAATGTAACTCAAGCACCTGACTATATATAACTGCGTGTGGGACAGTGACATTGCCTGTAGTTTTCTGATCCATCTCTGTCCATACTTTGACTCTTGTAGCCACCGGCTCCCATTACTATGCTGTCGCTGTGATAAAGAAAGATTCAGGCTTGACCTGGGACACTCTGAAGGGCAAGAAATCTTGCCACACAGGCATTGGCAGAAGCGCTGGCTGGAACATCCCCATGGGTCGCATCCATGAAAAGTCTAAAACCTGTGACTTTGGTGAGTacacatgtgtttatttaagttaaGCACACATATtgccaaaacattttattattattattattattattattatttgtattattattgttatgtattTACACTGTTAACTTGGTTCACTACAATGCCCACGTGGCAATGAAAAGTATGTTTATTAAAGTTCATAGCAATTTTAAGCCCCCATTCTTTCCCAACTTCAACAAAAGCATTTTTGTAGCTTCAACTAAAGAGAGCTTTAGAATCCAAGAATTCATACTGACCAGACTGTACCATTGTGACCAaatcctcttctcctcttctcagAACACTACTTCAGTGAGAGCTGTGCCCCTGGAGCAAATATCACCTCCCCACTCTGTGCCCTGTGCATCGGCAACGAAGCGTCTCTGTTCAAGTGCAAACCCAGAGATGAGGAGCGATACAACGGTTACAATGGAGCGTTTAGGTATGCAGCAACAAAGTACATCCACTGCATGTCAAAGAAATAGTTTTGATGTTGTTATGAGAGAATGAGAAGTGCCACTGACACCAATCACCTCTAACATCTCACCACCTTAAACCAGGATGTTGTTAGCATGGATTAGTAAACAAAGGCCATTTGAGACCCGTTAAACTTTCTGCTTAAAGAGAAATTACACTCCAGAggacagcagcaacaacaaacagtaGAGGGCATACCGTGTATTAAAGCTGAGTCCCTGCTGCAGCGGGTCATGTTCAAATCTGGCCTGATTCCATTGCATGTCTGCATGTGATCCTGTCTGTCACTACTCAGACTGTTGCATAAATGCTACCAGCAATGATACCCCAGTGCGGGTGAGGGGATAGTACAAGATGGAAGTGACTGCACAATCCAAATCTTCAGTATTCAAATTTTCAAATTTTCAGTAGATTTTGCTTGGAGATAATTGTTTTTGTAGCAAAATTCATCTTGGTGATGTTAACAGGGTGTGTGCAGAAGGTGAGGAGAAAGCCTCATAGCACCTATCTTCCCCCGAagaaaaaactttattttcacagTTCCGGTTGAAATTTCAGTACATTTGGAGTCACCCAAATGTCAGAGATTTGAGGCCTCGAACAATTCAGCATAACATTTGTGGCCTATGCCACAGATATGTAGCACCGCACTGAAATGAACGAATTTATAATGACCTGTAAGTCGTTCTAATACGTTCAAACACCCCCTGAGTGTGCATGCGTGCCGCCATCGCTGCTCCCCCAATACGTCACGAACATCACAGCTTTCATTActttattaacaattttaataaTTGTTACTTAATTCACAGTGCTGCTAGCATTACAGTATACATAACCTACAGCACTCAGTAGAGTAGGGATGGAATAACAACTCCCAGCTACCAACTCCTGTCAGCTTTTAACTAACGTGGAATATTATTTTGCCAGAGAAACAAGTCTGTCAACCACGAGTGCAgctctctttttatttacaatattactcGCAGATGGGAAAACGCGCTGAGAGCACACAGATATTCCCTGGCACACACAGAACTTTGTGAGCCAGATTGCAGAGGGTGTTAGGTTAGGTTATTACCGGGTATTTGGCAGCACACCGTTTCTTTCCACCAAATCGGTGCACTGTAGGCTTTCATCTCCTCACTGCTCTAGGCAACAGTCCAACTAGACTTATTACCTAGAATATCAAACTACTCTGTGAATCAACAGCCTCTGCTTAAGGTGGTGATAGCATCTTCATATTGCTGAAGTGACTGTATGTTTTGCATGTTGTTATAGATGTCTCGCGGAGGGTGCCGGTGAGGTCGCCTTCATTAAACACTCAGTCGTTTTGGACAACACCGCTGGTAAGCAACTTACACTGACCACCATTCACATAATCTCTCATCGGTGTTAATAAAACTACTACTCTGGTAAAACTATAGTACTCCTCTGTCCTACCTCTCATAGGTAGCGGACGTCCACAGTGGGCTCAAAATCTGATTGCTGATGACTACAGGCTCATCTGCCCTGACAaaggtccaaaatcagtcaatgaGTATGAGTCATGCCACTTGGCTAAAGTGACTGCACATGCTGTAGTGACTCGTCCAGAGAAGCGTGACGAGGTGGTCCAATTTCTCAAAGATCAGCAGGTCAGTGATTACTTTTTGGGTCACTAATTTTTTCCCAGAAACCTCgttatttcacacattttttgtgtctaaaaactaaaagttttttcttatttatagGCTGACTTTGGTGTCAATGATGGCTCATTCAGTATGTTCAAGTCAGAAGAGTCAAAGAACCTCCTCTTCAAGGACTCCACAAAATGTCTCCAGGAGATTCCAAAAGGAATAAGTGTTGGACAGTTTTTGGGAGAAGACTACATGAAGGTCATGACTAAACTTAGAGAGTGCGATGAATTCACCTCAGGTTTGTACTGTTGTTATttcaaacaatgaacaagacaGTATTTTTAAAAGATCAATAACCTAGACAGATTATACACACACCAAAAGTTTTTGCTCACATTTTTCTAACTTTTTCTTCCCAACAGCAATGGAGAAGTCTTGCTCTTTCAACGCCTGTCAGGGGTGATCATGGACTTTGTGGTGCCTGGGGTGATTAAAGCACCTTCCCACACTTCAAACTCAGTATTTTATTACTGACATCTTCTCGATTTTTACCTGTTGTGCACCTGTTTTGAGAGGAGCAATCAGATGCAATGCATAttccaaaatcacaaacagaCTCACAGTTCTCATGATGTTGAAACATTATGTATCTTTGTTATAAGATTGACTGTCTTTTATTGATTCATGCCTCACTATTTCTCAAATAAACTGGTGTCAGCACactttcttttaaaattgtgtGATGTCTGTTGCTGCAGTATACAGACGTATTTCTCTCACAGCAAGACAATCACAGGTTAGAATCCCGGATTCGACCAAGGGCCTTTTTGTGTgccgtttgcatgttctccctgtgtacaagtgggttttctcctggtACTCCAGTATCCTCCCATagtccacaaacatgcactATATGCATGGTCTCTTCCTGGTGTTCCATAAACCAGTCTGACTATTTTTTAGTAAGCTGTCTGCCAACGATGCGGAGATGTTCTacagtctgtgtctgcagaCGTTACCATGAGTGTTTAGCAACAAATTACAAATGGGTGTGCACAGAGGGAAGCCGCTCCACGCAGAAATTtcaatgacattttcattttaggtCACGTTGAATAGCCCGGGgctaactactaaaacaacCACTTAAAGGCTGCTGTAGAACATGGCTGCGCAAGATGGCAGTCTTCATAAAACAAGGcctttgcctaaagtacatacaTAAAAATATTCTGAGGCtgcaaaaccaaacaataaTTATTTCAAAGCAATTGAACACTTATACAAATGTAttccctcctaaatgttacacagtggttGTATAAGGCCAACTGTGTTCTATGACAACTGATATTGTAAAGAGTAAATAAACATGATACactacattaacattaacattgatTTTTACAAACTATTTCCTGATAAGGGAAAGATTTGTcacatttgaatttataatTTCAACAGTCAATATAATATTCCCTTATTTGTCGGAAAAATTAGCTGTCCCTTTCTATTAGGGCAGAAGCATAGTGCATTGCTTCATAAATTTCATTAGCTAGATCATGCATTATGACATGATAAGTAGTCTTAGCATTCTTCAAATATATATTTAGTCTTGACCCTGCTGAGGGCATAATCACTCTAAAGGCAAAGAGGAATATAATCATATAAAGAACCTTATAAATTATAGTTAAATTTCCTGGCATGGACACTTTAATCTATAGTTGTATTAAATGAGTTGTCAGCACA encodes:
- the tfa gene encoding transferrin-a — its product is MKTLLLVALLGCLACAFAEKVRWCVTSDKENAKCLDLVKAAPDFACERRASVVECLTAIQASEADAITLDGGDIYTAGLDNYNLHPIIAEKYPDSKSCYYAVAVVKKGTQFNFDDLKGKKSCHTGLGKSAGWNMPIGNLLSKKLINWQGSDVSRLEDAVRAFFGASCVPGAQGDTGLCELCAGDCSKTSSEPYYNYDGAFKCLEDGKGEVAFVNHLTVPADQADRYELLCLDNRRAAIGSFETCNLARVPAHAVVTRKDERLTDLIWNHLNAVENFNLFSSAKYPDAKNLMFKDSAIGLSRIPPRTDSFMYLGAKYLNIVQSLRKVTTPTTTAKAMKWCVVGNAEALKCDTWSFNTNTTMRCIKAESAEDCLQKIMRSEADVAAVDGGQVYTAGKCGLVAAMVEQYDEAQCSNPQATGSHYYAVAVIKKDSGLTWDTLKGKKSCHTGIGRSAGWNIPMGRIHEKSKTCDFEHYFSESCAPGANITSPLCALCIGNEASLFKCKPRDEERYNGYNGAFRCLAEGAGEVAFIKHSVVLDNTAGSGRPQWAQNLIADDYRLICPDKGPKSVNEYESCHLAKVTAHAVVTRPEKRDEVVQFLKDQQADFGVNDGSFSMFKSEESKNLLFKDSTKCLQEIPKGISVGQFLGEDYMKVMTKLRECDEFTSAMEKSCSFNACQG